The window CGAGGAACTGCCAAACCACTGCGAAACGGTGCTgagcagccagaaaaaaaagagttcagtGGCTGTAGAAAGTCGGCtggccacttttttttcccacaactCTTCTTTGTGCTTATGGAAGTCCTCAGGGATGGAAAAATTGCTAAAAAGTGgtctccctttctctcccttggCTCACTCAgtcctttccctctgctgctgtgactacttttttttttgccaagttTGGTTCGTGAATGGGCTTAGAGtactggtaaaaaaaaacaatgtggaATGGTCAGGAAAATTCATGCagattttttgatttttttttttattccaacaCCATGTGAACACCCATCCCAACCACTGGAACCACTGGCCCTTTCCTGCTGCGTGGAGGCTCATTGCTCTGTGCCCTTCTTCACTGCAAAACATCCCCAGACCGCAGGGAACTCCTTGGGAGAGCAGGAGGTGGCCCATTGCTTGAGGGATGCTGCTTCCAaactcacagcacagcacgAGGAATGAGGATGGGGAGCGCATTTTCAGACCTGCAAGGTCAGCTCTGCAGATGTTTTTCAGACCCCTCAGTCAAGACCACAAGGAAGAACCCTCTAGCAGACCCCCATTTACACTTTTGCAGGAATCCCAACAGACCATTCGCCTTTATTTTACCCCCTCGTGCAAAGCCTCTGTGATATGATCCATAGTGATTTGCGGTTGCCTTTCGCAGCCTCAGGACCGTTCTGCCATCCTCCCAAAATGGAGGACACAAGAAGACACCACAACGGGATCTGAGGCTTTGTTTGGCCAGCAAAGCTCAGGGACTGCCAACATCCTAAGATCTTCAAAGCATGACATACACATCCCGTCCCTTACACACCTATGCTGTGCAGAGACTCAGCCCGTGATACCAGAAGACCAAAGGCTGGTGGGGACCCATCTGCTGAGACCAGATGGGCAGAAGAGCAGTTCTGGACTGCAGGActtgaaaggaaagcagcagacaaAGGCAATTCTCAGCACGACCTCATGGTGTTGAGGTAGTTCCTTGCTGTTCTCCAATGGGGTTTGATCTTTCTCACCTGTGGCTCAGAAGACACAGGTTTTTGGAATTACACCTCATACTTGCACAGATGGCCCCAGTGATGGGCTGGATAAATGGGAAATGTTCACACCAGCTCAGGGCATGGCTATGGCACTCTGAAGGGAGGTCTGGGacctgtgccactgccccaTGCTGCATTTCCAATGCTGGGAGATCCTCCTGGCCATGAAGTTTTGGCacacacatttcatttcagcGCATCCCCTGGCACCCTGCGTGCAAGACTTAGATCTCAGCGTGTTCCAGGATCCTGTCTCCTGGATTAGGACAACCCCAGGTGCAGAACTTCAGCCAGGACGCAGCCAGGAGGGTTTCTGCCATGTCTTACACTCCCACAGATGTTCATTTGCAAACAAGAGTGGTTTTATATTGGACCAAGCCCCAAGAAAGTCGCTGCAGTTTCTCAGCAAAACCTGAAGCATTAAAGCGATGGAAAGTGCTCTGCAGGGAATGGGAATAAAAAGCGCTGGACTTTGCCATTTCAGCTGCTTCTAAAATTTTCTATGCCTCCAAATGCTGAGCAACTGGTGCTGTTCCTCGGAGAGGCATAAACCAAAGGGTAAATGGGCTGCTGTGAAACTCACAGGGAGCAATGAGCTGCTCCTGTCCCTTGTGTGGTGGTTAACCTGGGAAAGCATTTGTCCAGGGAAACCTTGCTACTTTTCCTTACCACTTCTTTATTGGCTTGGTCTAGCATGGAGTTCATCTCCCCGCAAGGCTCTGGGACACCCCAGCCCACTTCCTCAAGGGAAGGCCCCTGGATGCTGGTGTATCACAAGGTCACACGTTTTCCTTCCTGTGCCTTGAGCAATCTGGGAGACATTTGTCATCATCCTCCATCTGGTTGGGTCACTTCTCCAGCCTTTCCTTAAGCCACCCCTTGGCTGAGTAATTAGCACTTGGAAGGAGGCAGTGTCCTTAGTGTGCTAGCCTGGATACAAGTGATTTCCTCCAGCAACTCCTCAAGGAGGGGGACTGTAACAATCCACTCCCTACCAAGGACATGAAAACCCTTTGTATCCTATCTCTTCCTTACGTAGCTAGTGACATCCCTCAGCTGTCCCTCTGTGTCCCTGCAAGACCGACAGTGGCACAGGTAGCTGGTGAGAATGGATTGTGTTGCACTCATATTGAGTCCTACCTGTGGCCTCACGGGTTTATCCTGCACATAGAGAGGTTGGCTGGGAGTGGGATGACTTTGGCCCCTGGCTGGTTGGACATCATGAAAAAGTACCTACCCCAAACACTTCACAGGACCAGTAAGTAGAGTAAGTAGAGATGCTAGGGTTGGGAGACGAAGAAAGCCAGCCATTAACAAAATGCAACACACGTGTTTCTTCCTGAACATGATCAATACAGTACACGTTTCCTGAAGAGGAGGGCCCAAGGAGTAGGTGACATCTTGGAGACGCATGCTGGTTGCATGCCAGCCGTAGTTTCAAGCAGGTGGATGGTCCCTGTGAGCCAATTTGTTGTATGGCTGCTTGCTCCACCCCAGAGGTGCTTCAGCATCCTCTCTGGTGAACAGAACCAGCTACCTTCTCACCAGGGGCTCTGGTTTCTTCACTCTGAACCAGAGTGAAGTGAACTCTGTCCTTTGGGTCCTGAGCAACCCTGGAGACAATCTGTACGACACATCACTTGACTCATCCTGCCAAATGCCCCGCAGTGTGAGTTGGGGCTTCAGGAAACGTCCTGACATCTCATCCATCAAAAGTCTTTCCCCTCTTGGCTGGGGAAGGCAAAAGCATTTACATTGCAGCTCTCGTTTCTTGACTCAGCTCtctccttcagcttttccaaGGGAATTGTCTGTGGCTCACAACCCCAATCCACAGAGAGCTGGAGAGACAACAACCACGCTGTGGGGTGAAAGGTGGCCAGGACAAAGGATGAGCTGGCTGTTGGTGATGCTGATTGtataaaatcaaacaaattgGCAGATggatgaggaggagaaagggatgCCAACACACTCACCTCtccttcccatcccttccctcctcctacCCCACCTCCCGAAAGAAGTTCCTTGtctggttgttttgttttttttaaagaaaccgACACAAAGAGAGTCACTGCCTGGCGTGGTCCCACTCTGCTTCACATCACAAAGAGGCTCAGCACAGCAAGAGTGGGGAgaagccacagctgcagcagggaggctgcCTGGCGGCATGGAGCTGCTGCGCTGGAGGTCTCTGATGACAGACGAGTGGAGCCCCGCAGGAGCCTCTCCTCTCCAGCCACCtgcaagagaaaggaggaagcatGGGTGAGTGTCGTGATTTTTAGCCTTGTGGTCAGCTCAGGTCTGTTGGAGATGATGGTGGtgaaagtttctttttccaaggTGGGTGCCTGAATGCCCATTTTGCTCAGGGGAGATCCATGCCCATGGAGTCATCACCAGCCAATGACTTGATGTGGTGACCTCTCCAGGTGGAGATGTCCCCAAGTATTGGAGGTATCTCCATGGCATCAGCAGGTATTTTGCCAAGCAGAAGCTGGGACCCAGGTAGGTTCCTCCATAGGTAACGGCTTTACGTCGTGGCAGGGGAGtttcaagttggatattaggaaaaatttcttctccagaagagtggtcaggcactagcacatgctgctcagagaagtgagggagtcaccatccctagaggtgttcagaactgcagagatgtggcactgagggacatggtcagtgggcacggtgggatgggttggggttgggcttggggatcttagaagtctcttccaatcttaatgattccatgatactATGAAAGTACTGCGCATGTGACCATCTGGACTAGGCTATCAGTCATGAGGGACTTTCACAGCTTCTCCATCTCTTGCAAGTGATGGCTTGGATAATGTTCTCGGCGCAGGATCTTGACCTCAGATTGCACAAAGGTTTGGCAAGCGCCAGCCAGAAGCAAGTCCTCCAGCTCTCCTGGGTGCAAATGGTTTTCTGCCCTGACTGAGGTATCCCCGTGCTGTGCTGCATGGCCACCCATGCCCTGCAAAGCAGTCAGGGAAGCTGAGGCCACATTTCACACCCACTCCAAGACCTGATAACTGCTCAGTGAAGACAGAGTGGTGTGCGATGGTTTtggaaaaggttttaaaaatctgcatgtggAACCTCCCAGGAGATATCATCTAGCCCAGCACAAGGCACACACTCAGTCCTCAGAGTCTACTTAACTGACAGCTTTTGTTACCTGTATGTTCAGCAAATCAGGGTCACTGTTAATTATTcaacagtaaaataattcaATCTGAAGACTACTCTAGTGGGCGGCGAATCAAGGTCATTGCTTTTTacttaataataaaatatttaatgcttaTTACTGTCATCATCAGTAAATTAACCTGTTATTTGTTTTAGAACAATTTCAATTTATTATTACTTCGGTACTAAAAATTTGCTGCTGGGTAGAATCTTTCAGCTGAGGTTTTCCAATGCTTGGTGATCCCTGCTCAGTTAAGTCTCAGTGTATGACCTCACGCAGCTGAAAACCTTGTCTGAACCTATGTGAATGCCCCCCAGCTGGGCAAGGAGCTGAACCAGTGGTCCTGGTTCCCTTCTACGCTCccagaaagcacagagatgtTCCTAGAAAACCCATCTCTCTCAATAGCAtccatgaaagaaaagagatggtGACCAACAGGACAGAGGACAGGGTGGGGGATAGGATAGCATTGCCTTGTGCTTGGTGTTGGGTTAGAAGAGGTCATGGCATGAGGAAGAGAATGAGTCAGGGACTCTAGAAGGTGGAGGGGAAGTTGGTTATCTGCATGGAGATGCAATGACACAGCTGGAAGAAGGAGCTGAGGTGAGGAGGGCTGGAGGACATGAAGAGGCATGGACACAGCCAAGCAACCCTTGGGCCAGGCTCTCCTACCTTGGTAGGCTGGAGGTGCTCGAAGATGTTCTCGCTGAGGGTTGCCGCAGCTCTGTTGGCGTTTCTCTCCTGCTTATACATCTGCGTGGTGGGGGGGATGGATGGGGCCGTGGCTGCGTTCAGATAGGTCCCGTTGCCGAAGGCTTGGATGGCATTTTCTTTGTATgaggaagagatggagaaaagcaCCATCAGGGCAATGCTTCCACAGGCAAGCACACGCATCCTCCCTCGGGAGATACTTACGGAGACAGATGTTGTCAGTGAAAAGGTGCAGAAAGCTCTCACACTCTTCCTGCCGGTTGCCACTTGCGTTGCACGTGCACCAGGGTGCTATGCTGGAGGTCGAGTTGTCAATGTAGTTGGGCGTGATGGGGCTGCCTATGGAAAGGATGGAGAAGTGTTACCCCAAAGCTGGAGCTCCAAGAGGGGACAGTCTCATCTCTTTGCTGCTCTCTGATGTTGCTCTGTTTACAGTCTCAGACATGCTCCTATGTGATGAGAAAACCCTTCAGGTGGTGgtgtcacagctctgctttgctcccaggaaggagaggagggtCATTTTCCATCTCTTAGCCCACCCCACCAGCAGCGAAGCATTTAGTCAGTTAAAGTGTGCTCTAAGTCTAAGGAATGGGCAACTCCCAGGAGCTGAGGTTTCCTAGTAACGTTCAAATATTACTTGTGAATGTGTGAGGAGGTTTTCACACTGGCATCAGAGAAGCCAAACTCAGACTCCAAAATGGCCAGAGACAACAAAGGAAGGCTTAAACCAGAATGAAATCGTGACCCGAACAGCTGTCAATTTATCCCTTCCCTTTGGGATGGGCCAAGTCCAGTGGCTACTGGCGCTTCTCTTTGGACTCTGGTTGTGCTTGTGCTAACAGCTGCCAGATGGGCCGCTGCAGCATCTGAAAACCCAGTTTGACATTCTCTGAAGTCAGCAGGATGGCAGGGGACAGTGATTTCCAGTGGGAAATCCAGCAGAGGGATCAGGGCACACCCAGCAGAGCAAGTGCTCTGGGACAACCCATCTCCATGAGCATCAAGCAGGGTCTTGCAGCAGCTCGTGATGCATggttttcctccttctgctgcAGCTATCATGAAGATGCCCCATGATCATGGCTTAGCTTCCTTCTTTCACACAGCGGAGAGAAAGACCTACATCTCCTTGAGATCCTACTCTTAGATGTCCACCTTGCTACCCTCATAGCTTTCAGCTGGCAGCGGTACAGGAGCTTTCCCACTCAGGGAGTGGATGATAGAGCAGGGGAAGGACACGAGACCTTACCTATGATCCCGGTGTaggccagcaggcaggcagcataGCTGTCCCTCCGGCAGCCACTTGCAGTCTGCAGGGAGGGCTGGCAATTAAACTGGAACTCTGCGTAGCGTGACCTATGGGAGCAAGAGCACAAAACCGTAGGATGccttaggttggaaaagaccttaaagatcattgagctccagcccctctgccatgggcagggttaaATGGGACTTAAGAGCAGAGATATTTGGGGCAAAAAGGGACATAATAGCACACTGGTGGTGCCTACTGCATTTGCACAGAAGGGGGTAATATTCACAAGATCCTTTGCTGCTGTAGCTGTTGCTAAGCCAGTTGGAATACAAAACACAGGTTTTCTTCTCGCTGGCCCACTCCAGCAAAGCCAGAAGTGGGTTTTATCACCCTGAGAGGAGATGTGGAGAGGTGCTGTAGGTCATGTTGTACAAGCATCCTCTGGGACTGCAAGGAAGGTGCGATCTtggaagaaatgtttgttttctgatgtgcaaagctgcttttcaaaggaaaagctgttgcAGACAGCAAGATAATTCATTCTCTATTGCTGCTATCTGACTCCCGAGTACTAATCTTCCCTAGAGACCTAAGCCTTCATTTTTGGACTGAATTGCTGAAAGAGAGAATCACTCTGgtcccctttctctctcttcaaaGATTATGCTCTAAATGTCGCCGAGGATATCTTCAGTTTAAGGGCAATTCCCAAAGGCTCTGTTATTCTCTCGCCATCACCATGGCTGCTGCCATCTCCTCCGCTACCGGCGCCCACTCTCAGAAGATTGGACTCTCTGGGGTCTGTGGAGTGAGAGGTGCATGCCACAGTGCTTTGACCACTGTTGTGCCTCAGATTTTGTATGGTTTGGCTGAAAGCATCCGATCTCTCAGCACAAAGTGGTTTTGAGACCCAACTCTGGGCTTGCTGGGACCCTCCAGTCCACGCAAGGAAATAGGGGAATCTTTCAGACATGCCGGAGAGCTCTTTGCATGTGGCTGCCCTACTACCTTGGTTGGGTAAACTCTGCAAATCACGCTGCCAAACAGACGTTTGACACCTAATACTTTAGGAATGGGCCAATTGTTGGCACATCTGGTGGCAGTTGGACATGGCAGGGTATTTAAGTCATCCACATGGGGCTCTCAGGTAGGACACAGGACTGCTGGAGACACAGACGCATCTAGGCAGGCAGCCAGTGTCCATACCATCAACCTCCCTCTCCTTCACAGTGGCCAGGCAAAATATGCTTACCaaatttttattgtattatttgagggagggagggatcGATTGCAATTTTTATGCTGCTCTTTCTAGAGCCCACACCTCCAAGCTGGGTAACTGAAGGGGGTTACGATGGGTAAGAGGGCTTGGCAGTACAGCAGGGTTTGCCCTGGGGTATTGTACTCTACTTCTTCAAAGTGCCAAAGTTTGATCCTGGCTCTCCTTgtgctttctgcactgctggCCTTGACCAGGTCGCACTTCCAGCCCTTGCTCTAGCCATGTCTCTGGAGGttgttttatattatatattcaGAGACCAAGGAACCAGATAATtaacagctgtgctgtttgtaGGAAATGGTTTCCAGCCAGCGTGAAGCAGCACTCTCCCCTTTGAACGTCCTCTTCCCCTCTGGGCCCACTTGTCTTGTTAGGGAGTGGGCAGTACCTGTCTGATTTGGATTCTCTGGGTACCTGGGGGGAATTTTCAAGCAAGAGGTGGTGGGGCTCGAGGACTTTGCATCATTCGGAGTCAGCATCAGCTCTATGTCTCAGTTTTTCTGTTATCAGCATTTCTGGGTGCATTAATGCCAGGCCACCATTCCAAGAGGATGTGTTCTACATGCAGCTGCCCTCACCTCCCCTAaggaaaagacaattttttaatgcactttaaGGATGGCatgctggaggtgttcagttCAGTCCCAAAGCCCAGAATAATTAGAGGCTGGAACAGTACTGGGAGACGTGTCCTACGCTGGCCGTGCTCTTGTGCTCTCCTCCAGGTGTCTGCTCATGGcaagagctgcacagaggacaTGGAGCTGGGAGCATCACTGCCTGTCTGGTGCAGTACAGCTGCTCTTATGGTCTTACACCTCTTATGAATGGATGGCTCCACCTGAAGGGCTCTATTTGGGTTAACCTTCTGGAATATCAAAGACTTTTTGAGAAATAGAGGGGTGAAAAAAGTGCAGCTGAGGGAAAAATACATCAGGAGTATGCGAGAATCCACATTAAGATAGTTCTGTGTATGACTGCATGCATGAGTCTGGAATGGAATCCACACTGCACTCCTGCTTAGCTTGCACCTTCctggaaatatttccatagtGAGTCTTTCTTTGGGACCGAATCCAAAATCGATAGAAAAGTTCAAAAAAGGCTACAACACAAACTTCTTCTGTTCATTAACGCTTTCTGTATCAGGGTATGAAACAAAGACATGGATCATGGGAAGGAGCCACTCACACAATGGCCTATGTTAGCCAGTTGTGGTGAACCAGTCATAGGATCAaacaatcacagaatatcccagtATCCCAAGGGACCCACGAGGACCATCAgttccaactcctggctccacacatcaccacccaaaacccaaaccccgtgtctgagagcagtgtcccagtAGTTACTGAGCTTGATGAGGtcggggccatgcccactgccctgggcagcccgttccatgcccactgccctatggggcagagcctttccctaaccccccctgacacagctccatgccgttcaCTTGGGGAAGCAGTGAGATAGGTGCACTCAGTCAGGATCCTACAGGTGGGTACACAGCTCTGGGCACCGggctgtccccagtgtcccccaggcTTGTTTGGGTGCTGGCTCTCCACATCACCCTCCCCACTGCACGGACGTACCTACAGACATAGTTCTCCCGGCAAGAGTCCAGCGGCGCCAGGCAGTTGGGTTTCTCCTTGGACTCATAGGAGCAGGCCGGAACGATGGTCTGCCGCCGGCGTTCGGCGCAGGCTGTGTCTTCACAGGGGCAGAAGAGCAGCTCGTGGGTGTACTCGGGCGGCACACGGTCAAAGAACTTGCGTAAGGCCTTGTGGCACTTGGAGCGGTTGCACGTGTCGGCCCGAGCCAGGCGCCGGATGCAGAAGGAGACATATTCCGTCCGCAGCCGCTGGCACATCTCGTCCACGTTGCAGGCCTTGGCGGCGTCCAGGCAGCGGTTCACCTGGGTCACCTCGTTCTCAGACCCTGTGGGTTGGCATAAGATGGTGATGGAGTTTAGTGCTCAGCTCTCACATGCAGCAGCACCCTGTTCTAAGACCTTCCTCCCAACCTTTTCCTTCAGGAGGCCACCACTGGCTCCATGTGGAGTCCACATCTGCTCTCTGTGTTGCATTAGACCCAAATCCCCTTTTCGTGAGAGGTGCCATGGCCACACAACAAACCTCGCACCCCAGAACCTGCTCTACCTCCTTCCTGCATTTAATAAAAGGAAACTTTGCTCTACCTTGGGCATTTTTGCTCTACCTCAGGCGGTTATCATCGTGAATTAACCACACCGAGGCCTGGTGAGTCAGCAGTCATTAGAAGGCACATCAACATGTGACCATGACTGGATCCACCACTGTGATGGGATCTGTTCCAAATGGACTTTCTTTTCCCACAAAGTTGCCCAAGATCAAACACCGAGTCAATGGCCAAGCCAGATGTCCTGACACATCTGATCTGCACAAACCCTTGCACCATGGCTTCTTTTCCCTGTGCAGTGAGTTTCCTCAGGCCTCTGGAGGTACGGATAGATCCTGGAACTATTTCAGAGGTGGATGGAGCTATCTTTTATACCAGGAAGAATGCCACAGAGTCACTGGTAGGAATGTGTTGAGACATTCAGCTCTTGCTGATGGGAGAGATAAGAAGAGGCTCCTCCATGTGctagagaaaatgaatttgaataCATTCTTCGCCTCTCTGAATTAAGCCCATTACCTGAAGCACACTTAGAACcagattctttttttgctgcaaaGTCAAGCCCTGTCTTTGACCAGGAGTTAAAACCAACCAGTCACCATGACAAGTGCTGAAGCATCGTCAGTCACTCTGAGCACTTCAAAACTGGCTGTCCTCCTTTATTGTCGCAGTCATTATCAGATGCTCCATCTTTTAgccatttattttcccctcagTTTTGTCTCCGCTGTTTACCAGAAGATGAATTTCaaattttgcagttattttacaATGGATGGCACTTTTGCTCGGTGCGTTTCCACAACAGAAGtgcttctctttaaaaacaccCGGAGATAAATATTGTTCAGAGCTTCAGTTTACACTGGGGAGCTGCCAGCAAATGTGTAGGAAAGTTACTTGGAAGGGTTTCATTACCCAATCAGCTAATGAATCACAGGGAACATGCTAGTTCTCCTGTTCACACGCAGCAATGGAGGACTCGCTTTTAACATTCACTATTACCATCAGAGTGGAGGGATATCATTCTGCTTCTATATTTTTAGTGGTGGCCATATATTGTTTTTGTAAAATTGGATTAAAAACATCTGTCACTCTGACTTGGCATGGCATCATGGGAATGTCTTACATTTCAACAAGTTCTTTGGAATTTTTGGGGTGTATTTGAAAGAGGATCCTTTGGCAACGCCAGTCCTGTAATTCCACGCACTGGATAAGCACAGTGTGACAGGTCATGAGCTGTGATACAGGCTGTTCTGATGTataaataggaaagaaaaaattaaaccacAAAACTTCATGTGCCTCAATGGATGCTGAGTCCTATGGTATGTatccct of the Numida meleagris isolate 19003 breed g44 Domestic line chromosome 4, NumMel1.0, whole genome shotgun sequence genome contains:
- the GFRA4 gene encoding GDNF family receptor alpha-4, encoding MRGILYFCTLILLEGMAEAVSSSRDCLQAGESCTNDPICSSKFRTLRQCIAGNGANKLGPDAKNQCRSTVTALLSSQLYGCKCKRGMKKEKHCLSVYWSIHHTLMEGMNVLESSPYEPFIRGFDYVRLASITAGSENEVTQVNRCLDAAKACNVDEMCQRLRTEYVSFCIRRLARADTCNRSKCHKALRKFFDRVPPEYTHELLFCPCEDTACAERRRQTIVPACSYESKEKPNCLAPLDSCRENYVCRSRYAEFQFNCQPSLQTASGCRRDSYAACLLAYTGIIGSPITPNYIDNSTSSIAPWCTCNASGNRQEECESFLHLFTDNICLQNAIQAFGNGTYLNAATAPSIPPTTQMYKQERNANRAAATLSENIFEHLQPTKVAGEERLLRGSTRLSSETSSAAAPCRQAASLLQLWLLPTLAVLSLFVM